The window ACACCCTAAAATGGTTCACTATACAACCATATACTTGAGCCTTGTAAGCATGcacttatgtttttttatggCAATGCATTTAATAATGGAACAGTTTTTTGCCACTTTGTCAATTCATGTTATTCTGGTGGAAATCTATTCACTGGAAATGTCATGACGTGAGGAATCAGTTAGGTCTTACCCGTGTAACTGTTGTAGTAGATGTTTTATATAGTCTCACACCtccaaaacactgcaaataacCAAACTCCTGTAAATGTCACAATTGTTATACATATTCACAAAATCAGTGTTGAACATGGCCCCGGGTCAGTGGATTTGTGCATATTCATACTGTGGTGTTATTACATGTCACTGGCACATCAGGGCAAAACAATCTGACTGCACTCAATGACCAAACTTTCTAcatcaaaaatatttacaataatgTTTTAACAGTTGCGCAACAACACTTGACTGCGAACACGACACTATAAATTAAGGGCTGAATGAAATGAGCTCGGTTATGTAACAACGGTTCACGCAATCTATAAAAAACTAGCGCTTAACCTATCATAGCTTAAAACAGGCCTGCTGCTGCGGTTAAGCTGCTTGACAAAGGGGAGGAAACTAGAGGCTCACTGCTCATCAAAGCCCTCCCTCCACATTAACCACTTCGACGACGGCAAATCGAtgcctacacaaacacacaatggcTCTCAAAGCAGAGAACATGCTGGGTGGGAGAAAACAAGGTAACGAGCACCAGATATCTAGCGAACTGTACGCATATGGCAATCTGACGAGGAGATGAACATCAGGCTACACTTGTTCGGCATTTCagttttgtataaaaaaaattaaaaaaggttCCAAACGTTGCTCTGAGAACACGGCTAGTCCCCGGAGCTGTCCGAAAAGCAAGCCACTAGTCCACCATATTTGCCAATCCCGTCTGTGCTTCGAAAGACCACTTCGCTCGAATCATCCCGCAATCTTTATCCACAGATTGTCGAGTACATGATGCGGGTTTTCTGGAAGTCCCTGCGCTATAATTATCAACATTTTCATCACAATTCACCGTCAGATATCCACAATCGTCAAACTAATGCAATCTTTATGTATAGATTGCGGTGAGTGTTCGTTCCGTGGAGCAGCCCCTACAAAGTCTTGGCAGGCAAAAAGTCCCGACTTCATAATCTGAAATTTGCTTCCTATGTCTACGGCAATCTTTATGAATAGATTGCTTATGGTTATTTGGCGAATTCACTGATTAATTTTATTTGCACAAGTTGCCCATTCCGtctcacacacaaagaaacgGAGCCTTGCGCTTCCGTGCACTTTCCTGTGTGAGCTCATACTATTGTCTATATTCAAATTGTTTGCCAAGAACCACACTAATTTACGGTGCATGCTAGCCAGGCTAGCCTATTATCTAcgagtattttcattttatgaatCTCGATTCAATTTTAACTTCAAAAAGAATCAACTTACTATTGAAACTATAGATCCTCAGCGTCTCGGGTATATAATATGCTTTTCAGGTACTTATATCTATTGTTTCATAAATTTTATATCGTCAAAGTTCATGGTTTTAATATTAACTGAAAGACTTCTTATGGGTGGGGCTGTGATAGCTACAGGCTAGCCTTTCCTTCAGGAACAAAGTGGAGGCAAAAATAGTAATCAAATGTCCATtacttgaagaaaaaaatatgaatttgaGAAGAGTTGTTCAAGGTCCTCGATGACTCAGTCTTCGGCAAAGCAAATTCAtacctggaaaacacacacaaaaaacacacttaaatTCTGACAGGTTTCGTTGCTTTTCGTCGGTATTAAAGAGTTTTGTTGGCTTCTGTACACATTCTCTACAAATTTCGCACACAAATCCTGGGAACTATAGCTCTGTTGAATCTCTAACTGCACTTACCTTTGACCACATCCAGGAATGAGCTCGAGGAGGTGGGACTTCCCATTTATACTCAGTGACGTTTTTGACGTCATCGAGAGCGTTTTCTCTCCGTTTCTGCTTCAACAAAATGGCGGATAACTGACCTTTTTGTGTATCGTCAAGGACATAATGGCGTATCTCACGTTTGGAAACTAGTTTTGTAAAATATTCACTAGATTTATCTTTAAAGCATTGCGTTTTTCTGTTATTATGAAAATACCAATAGGCACcaacttatttattattaaccTTGATGGattatatgtatttttcatatatgcatttaatttttaatatttctttaaaatggcGACTGGTTTGCCTGTCGTGTTAATAACGTGCGTAGGGCGGAGACAACGCTATATTTTAAAAGTAGTCTAAACCTAAGAAACTGCATGCAAAATAAAGGGGTGTGTTTTTAACGTAATATATCGTATTTACTACTTATTAAAGTTTAATATCAAACATCATGCTTTATTATAGGGACAATATCGCTTGATCTTTAACCTTTCACTTACAACCCCATTTTGACAGACAAAATGGCTGCCTCCTTACAAACCATTGCGAGGGTTTGGTGGAGTCGATCGTCCTCAGTTTTACGTCCGTTACGACGATACCAGGTATCAGATTAATTGTGCCAATGATATATCAATCACCCGATAATTGTGTATGTGATTAGTTTGAttttatactgtaataatggAAAAACATTGGTGTCAGATTCCGGTGTCGTGACAGGTTTGTAGCTATTAGCTAGTTACCCAAGAGTCACTTTAGCGGTGCGGtgtattgtactgtaaatatacgATCCCGTGTACTTAATTTGATTCAGTATAACTCGGAGTTAATATTACACAATCTCTGACTAAGGTGAACCAAACGTTATTTAACGTTACATCAACATACGGCATCAAGACAACGCAGCAGCATCCATTTCGGTGTAATGTAGTTATCCTGACCATCTTGACCataattcataaataaatatatacgAGCTACCATCCATACAATGAATACAGGGATGGCAGAGACACTTACAAAGATGTTTGGGATtttgtgctgacaataatatggTGGTTCTCTCTTGCATTCAGCGCTGCCTACAGAGGCTGCCTGTCTCTCCATTTGTAGTTCCAAGTCACTCATTCTGCAAAGGAGCATCGCTCCAAGATGAGACTGCCGAGGCTCTTTCCCACTACAATTTCAGACCCTGGGATtacctggagagtgaaggtatGCAGTGCAAAATTCAGCCTCAGCTTTAGTCTATACATTTGGTTGTACAATGTATTCATTTCCCCTAACAGAGTACATTGAACGGTATGGAGCCAGTCCAGTGTGGACAGGCTACTGGAGGAACCACAGAGGCGGCATTCCCCCACAAAAGACACGCAAGACCTGCATCGTAATATTTCTATTTGAATCCACCTGAGATACCTTACAGTCGTTTCACTCTTTCCatctgtaattaaaaaaacactgttattgCTTACTGCAGAGAGGAGATAAGATATGTGGAAACCCCTGTCCAATTTGTCGGGATCCAAATGTTATTATCCACCATCAGGTAAGCTAGCATCTCAATCACTAGCCTCACTGCcctttaaatacacacacacaacattgtgTGAGAAACATCATagtgtttatttattagttaTCAGTGTTTAACCATCAGGTTTCATGAGTCTGAAGGTTTATATTCTAATAAAGCACTATGCCAACAGTtacttaaaatatttcattgtgtATTGTTGACAATATTTGTGTTTGGAGCATTTTGCTGCATTAATTGATCATCCATGGACCAAATACAGCCTCAGAGAAGGATTTAATGCTCTTTCCAGGATGGCATTTTGTGACTCTTCACTTACTGACACACTTTGTTTGAAAGTGTaaagttttaacatttttttgaCAGACTACCACCTAGCTTTAGATATTACTATGCAAAATACTAGGTGGTAGTGCCATCATCCCCACACCTGATTCAGAATTTGTTCAGCCTTGTAGCTGtggcttcattttattttttttacactagTCAGATGGAAgattataaaatacattttgtgggCAGTTTATTAGGTGCACCAAGCTAAAACCTAGTAGGTCTAATCCAGTTGTTGTGCAACATATCCTTCTACATCTTCAGATTATGTCGAAACTGTTTTAGTGACATGTCGATTGTGTTGGCAGAtattgtttgtgctgctgtcaaaTGATATTGCATTATACTGTCAagcatttctgttattttgtctacCCCATTTGTATCAGAGGCTAAAATGAATGGCAGAAACGTGTCTGTCTCCAAAATGCCCACCAGCTATTTTGCGGCTGGACAGCTCTCTAAATTAGTCCTTCTGGGTGAAACTGCCATCTTCAGTGTATGAGTAATAAATTTGATAAGCTGGAGCCtataatttattcatttctgcTGGGACAGTAAGTTAATTATCAGTAATGTTGTCAATTTCTGTTGACTTGATAATCATCACTTATACAAGCAGCCAGTTTCATCAGTCATTTTCTACTACTTCTACTCtcatacatttcaaatgaaaatacagtacttttgattttatcagctttaattattatattataaataattatttaaaaaattagTTATTTTATGTAAACTCTGAAATTGTATgataaacatttgaaataaaatgtattgttgaAGCTTAAACCAGTGCATACCATATTACAGgtgtggacaaaattgttggtacccttccactaaagaaagaaaaacctataatggtcactgaaataacttgaagctgacaaaagtaaaaataaaaatttcccTTAAATTAACAAATGGAATTTAGacaatattttgttgcacaaccttttgaggtaatcactgcaatcaagcgATTTCTGTAACTCGatgagacttctgcacctgttgaaaggtattttggcccactccttgtgagcaaactgctccagctgtctcaggtttgaagggtgCCTTCTCCAGACTCTTTCCACAGAAgttcaataggatttagatcagggTTCATAGAAGGCCACTTCAGAATAGTCCAATGTCTTGTTCTTAAGCAGTCTTGAttatttttagctgtgtgttttgggtcattatcccATTGGAGGACCCATGACCCATGAAtctgtttcccaaaaatctgtttaagccgtgaaacacctgctacacagggaatgaccaggtttttcctctaTGGATCCTGAGGCTCAGccatgtctcttgtttttctgcctgatgtggatgttacCTTGTTGAAAGCCTACTTAGTTTAGCCGCAGGTTTCAAGGGCTGTCTTTAGatgtgtgtcctcctttctcttggcctccatagatgtagggatgttgtttgctctgtggtgtaaagtcctgatgactccctagtttgtgttgcagtgggtgatgggagtcaaaaagaaggtattggtctgtgtgtgtgggtttcctgtagacttctatcTCTAGGTTGATGACCTCACAGTTCAAAAAAgctagcctgttctctttaGTGTCCTCTCTGGTGCATTTGATGTTTGCGTCTAAATTCACCGGACATTTAAGGACAGTAGTAAGCATGTAGATTGAGTCtcatatattgttttaaatatctgTTACCAAGTAATTTGTTGCCTGAACTTCAGATGATTAAGTTTTAGAAGATGTAAAATTGCCCAGTATTTCACAACAGAAATATAGATTATAGAATGTAAACAGATTTGTGTAATAGAACCAAATGCATCATCTCTTGTAGAATGTGAAATTGTTGCAGCAGTTCGTTTGTCCCCACACTGGAATGGTGCATGATCCTACTCGAACTGGTAAGTCAGAGTCATGAAAGTGAGTACATTTACTGATGCAAAAGGGTTTGTCAGTTGATTTGCAGACGACTCATGTTTCTGTCTATAGGAGTATGCatgaaacagcagaagaagctAAATAAGGCAATCGGCATGGCACGAGATCACGGTAGGTAATACGAAACA of the Mastacembelus armatus chromosome 11, fMasArm1.2, whole genome shotgun sequence genome contains:
- the mrps18b gene encoding small ribosomal subunit protein mS40 translates to MAASLQTIARVWWSRSSSVLRPLRRYQRCLQRLPVSPFVVPSHSFCKGASLQDETAEALSHYNFRPWDYLESEEYIERYGASPVWTGYWRNHRGGIPPQKTRKTCIRGDKICGNPCPICRDPNVIIHHQNVKLLQQFVCPHTGMVHDPTRTGVCMKQQKKLNKAIGMARDHGFLPVQIPFVEFAGEDYYSNSHCAVGSTPPAPSLTSGDAWYTWYGEITPDENEVTKVKKTYKAYLK